Proteins co-encoded in one Alphaproteobacteria bacterium genomic window:
- a CDS encoding acetate--CoA ligase family protein: protein MAAVEHTLRPLFEPSSIVLLGASTDATKLGSRSLHNLKERFRGRYYAVHPRANEIGGVRTYPNVSALPEAPELAIIAVPAAGVTEAVEACAGRGVRAAVLYSSGFAELGGAGAAMQERLALIARHSGMRLLGPNCMGYLNVHAGTYASFSTETTHGGLAPGGVGIVSQSGAIGTLSLALVRERGLGISYWITTGNQCDVDFSECLAFLAEDDRTKVIVAGLEGCRDGEMFRAALQTAHARRKPVLMLKIGRTGVGAEAIVSHTGALAGNDAVYDTVFKAYGVFRGDSFARVLDVAQVCVAGRYPSNRRLGIVTISGGVGVMMADEAIARGLDVARLPATGRNRLKEFLPLAGVRNPVDATTVLLTDPPLIRRFLDEILSSGGYGAVAVFLATLGLNRHGVERALAALVGLEEVARGRPIVFVMAYTAETKAMVEKAGYPVFDEPIRAVGGIAALHHLAESWRKSVPKSSRKTFAPSLPAAVLTEHQALAALGKAGIPVVPSRLAVSRAEAERAAASFGFPVVLKISSPDIAHKSEVEGVVLNLGSRRAVGKAFGEIIARVRRRAPHARLHGVLVAPMVSGGVETIIGVKRDPVFGPFVMFGLGGVFVEQLKDITLRLAPIGIAEARRMIREVRGFPILTGARGRMPFDMQALAGAIVALSRLAYANARTIESIDINPFMVLPKGAKALDALIVPRR from the coding sequence TTGGCGGCAGTCGAACACACCTTGCGCCCGCTCTTCGAGCCGAGTTCGATCGTTCTCCTCGGCGCCTCGACCGACGCAACGAAACTCGGAAGTCGCTCGCTCCATAACCTGAAGGAACGATTTCGCGGCCGGTATTACGCTGTCCATCCGCGAGCCAACGAAATCGGCGGCGTGCGAACGTATCCGAATGTCTCGGCACTGCCCGAAGCGCCGGAGCTTGCGATCATCGCGGTCCCAGCCGCTGGTGTTACGGAGGCGGTAGAGGCTTGCGCCGGCAGGGGTGTGCGCGCGGCCGTGCTTTACAGTTCGGGCTTCGCGGAACTTGGCGGGGCTGGAGCGGCGATGCAGGAGCGCCTTGCCCTAATCGCCCGACATTCCGGCATGCGCCTTCTCGGTCCCAATTGCATGGGGTATCTCAACGTTCACGCCGGCACATACGCGAGCTTCTCGACGGAGACGACGCACGGCGGCCTTGCTCCTGGTGGCGTCGGAATCGTCAGCCAAAGTGGCGCGATCGGGACGCTGAGCCTCGCCCTTGTCCGCGAGCGCGGCCTTGGTATCAGTTATTGGATTACAACCGGGAATCAATGCGACGTGGATTTCTCCGAGTGCCTCGCTTTTCTCGCCGAGGACGACCGTACCAAGGTTATCGTTGCCGGATTGGAAGGCTGCCGCGACGGGGAGATGTTCCGTGCCGCCCTGCAGACAGCCCACGCGCGCCGCAAGCCCGTTCTCATGCTGAAGATCGGCCGCACTGGGGTGGGCGCGGAAGCCATTGTGTCCCACACAGGGGCACTCGCGGGGAACGACGCCGTCTACGACACAGTTTTCAAAGCCTATGGCGTTTTTCGGGGCGACAGTTTCGCCAGAGTTCTCGACGTGGCGCAAGTGTGTGTGGCAGGGCGCTATCCCAGCAACCGCCGCCTGGGCATCGTCACGATCTCAGGCGGGGTCGGCGTGATGATGGCAGACGAGGCAATTGCGCGCGGGCTCGACGTCGCGCGCCTACCAGCCACGGGGCGGAACCGACTAAAGGAGTTTTTGCCACTTGCGGGGGTCCGTAATCCAGTCGACGCCACAACGGTGCTGTTGACCGATCCACCGCTCATTCGCCGCTTTCTCGACGAAATACTGAGTTCAGGCGGCTATGGTGCGGTAGCGGTATTCCTCGCGACGTTGGGCCTAAACCGCCACGGCGTCGAGCGCGCGCTGGCCGCTCTCGTGGGTCTCGAGGAAGTCGCGCGCGGGCGGCCGATCGTGTTCGTGATGGCATACACCGCCGAGACAAAGGCCATGGTCGAGAAGGCGGGATATCCCGTGTTCGATGAACCAATACGGGCAGTCGGTGGTATTGCTGCACTCCACCATCTCGCCGAAAGCTGGCGCAAATCCGTGCCGAAATCATCGCGGAAAACCTTTGCGCCATCCTTACCGGCAGCAGTCCTGACTGAGCATCAGGCCCTCGCCGCCCTCGGGAAAGCGGGAATTCCGGTTGTGCCGTCGCGATTGGCAGTCTCGCGGGCGGAGGCGGAGCGCGCCGCAGCGTCTTTCGGCTTTCCCGTGGTACTCAAGATCAGTTCGCCAGATATCGCTCACAAATCCGAAGTCGAGGGTGTCGTTCTCAATCTCGGAAGCCGGCGCGCAGTTGGGAAGGCCTTCGGCGAGATTATCGCGCGAGTCAGGCGGCGCGCACCGCATGCCCGCCTCCATGGCGTGCTCGTTGCGCCGATGGTGTCAGGCGGGGTTGAGACTATTATCGGCGTAAAGCGCGATCCAGTTTTCGGCCCTTTTGTTATGTTCGGCCTTGGCGGCGTCTTCGTCGAGCAGCTCAAGGATATAACGCTCCGGCTGGCTCCGATCGGCATCGCCGAGGCCAGGCGGATGATCCGCGAGGTAAGGGGGTTTCCAATCCTCACTGGCGCGCGCGGCCGCATGCCGTTTGACATGCAGGCCCTCGCAGGTGCGATCGTCGCTCTTTCGAGGTTGGCCTACGCGAACGCCAGGACGATCGAGAGCATCGACATCAACCCCTTCATGGTATTGCCAAAAGGTGCTAAGGCGCTTGACGCGCTCATTGTGCCGCGCCGGTAG
- a CDS encoding arginase family protein: protein MLEGLYWWDIPTFFRCPIERDPRGCDVALVGVPHSTGNGTTERDQHLGPRAVRDVSAMARRVNMALELDPWKACRIRDLGDVPVPEANDNEACIERITQFYRRIDAAGARPVSVGGDHSVTGGIMQAIAGQGARLTGGRKAAFLHFDAHTDAYEQIPHFLGAVKSAAHWAAYLVRDGYIDATRSVQIGMRGNPRTLDWRKPSVELGYEMITMERYREIGPEETIRIIRDRIGKDTPLYITFDLDCLDATVAPAVANLEVGVEGFRMDEVLRLLRCVRGFDLIGGDVMCLMPTKDSPNKQTAHVASTIMFEIISLVADRLR from the coding sequence ATGCTCGAGGGGCTCTATTGGTGGGATATTCCCACTTTCTTCCGCTGTCCGATCGAGCGCGATCCGCGCGGCTGCGATGTCGCCCTCGTTGGGGTCCCGCATTCCACCGGCAATGGCACGACTGAGCGCGACCAGCACCTGGGGCCCCGCGCGGTGCGTGACGTCTCCGCGATGGCGCGCCGGGTGAACATGGCGCTCGAACTCGATCCCTGGAAGGCGTGCCGTATCCGCGATCTCGGTGACGTGCCCGTACCCGAAGCCAACGACAATGAAGCGTGCATAGAGCGCATCACTCAATTTTACCGCCGCATCGATGCGGCCGGCGCCAGACCCGTGTCTGTAGGTGGCGATCACTCAGTGACTGGCGGCATCATGCAGGCAATCGCGGGTCAAGGTGCGAGGCTAACCGGAGGGCGCAAAGCCGCGTTCCTGCACTTCGATGCGCACACCGACGCCTATGAGCAGATCCCGCACTTCCTGGGTGCGGTCAAGTCGGCCGCTCATTGGGCGGCTTATCTCGTCCGCGACGGTTACATCGATGCGACGCGCAGCGTGCAGATAGGCATGCGCGGCAACCCGCGCACGCTAGATTGGCGCAAGCCCAGCGTGGAACTCGGCTACGAGATGATCACGATGGAGCGTTACCGCGAGATCGGACCCGAGGAAACGATACGCATAATCCGCGACCGCATCGGCAAGGACACCCCACTTTACATCACCTTTGATTTGGACTGCCTCGATGCGACCGTCGCTCCCGCCGTCGCGAATCTGGAGGTCGGCGTGGAGGGCTTCCGCATGGACGAGGTCCTGCGTCTGCTACGCTGCGTGAGGGGGTTCGACCTGATCGGCGGCGACGTGATGTGTCTGATGCCGACGAAAGATTCTCCCAACAAGCAGACGGCGCACGTCGCGTCGACCATCATGTTCGAGATCATTAGCCTCGTGGCGGACCGGTTGCGCTGA
- a CDS encoding FAD-dependent oxidoreductase yields the protein MGNAENPYAILFEPLKVGPKIARNRFYQAPHCNGMGRSFPSSMARMRGTKAEGGWAIVCTEQCDIHWTSDTVREIRLWDDRDIPYLARMVEEVHAHDSLAAIELVHMGYYGRNLLSRESTMSPSGQAPATYYPGYARAMDKEDIRDLRRWHRNAALRAKKTGYDCVIVYAGHNISIAMHFLGRRHNRRTDEYGGSLMNRTRLLRELIVDTKDAVGDSCAVILRLAVDELMGEKGIVHAEEGREIVSLLAELPDLWDVNCSDWNNDSITARFAEEGFQEPYVAFVKGMTTKPVVGVGRYTSPDRMVSLLKSGTFDMIGAARPSIADPFLPEKIRQGRIEDIRECIGCNICVAYSNNNVPMRCTQNPTVGEEWRRGWHPEKIPPRETEDRVLVIGAGPAGLEAAMTLGKRGYEVVLAEARPELGGRVARESRLPGLSSWGRVRDYRAYQISQMGNVDVFRESPLDADQVLEMGFSLVAIATGATWRKDGIGRGHFEPLPGCDRSSVYTPDDIMSGADIRGPVVIYDTDHYYMGGVLAEAIRLRGLEVTLVTSMPVASAWTEFTLEQGRIQTRLHELGIEILPLHSVDEIGANDVTLSHTYTRSRRHIEAASVVLVTTLVPSDTLYYDLLARQPEFEDRGVRRIVRIGDCYGPSTIAQAVWSGHRFARTLGESESQRDEVPFNREIMELASDF from the coding sequence ATGGGAAATGCCGAAAATCCTTACGCAATTCTATTTGAGCCACTGAAAGTTGGGCCAAAGATCGCGCGCAATCGATTTTATCAGGCGCCGCATTGCAATGGCATGGGGCGCAGCTTTCCTAGTTCCATGGCGAGAATGCGCGGGACGAAAGCCGAGGGTGGTTGGGCTATCGTCTGCACGGAGCAATGCGACATCCACTGGACGAGTGACACCGTTCGCGAGATCCGGCTTTGGGATGACCGGGACATTCCCTATTTGGCGCGCATGGTGGAGGAGGTTCACGCGCATGATTCGCTTGCTGCAATCGAGCTTGTGCACATGGGTTACTATGGGCGGAATCTCCTCAGTCGCGAGTCGACCATGTCACCCTCGGGGCAGGCGCCTGCGACCTATTATCCGGGTTACGCGCGAGCTATGGACAAGGAGGACATAAGAGATCTTCGTCGATGGCATCGCAACGCTGCCCTTCGTGCAAAGAAGACTGGTTACGACTGCGTCATCGTCTATGCAGGACACAATATTTCAATTGCGATGCATTTCTTGGGGCGGCGGCACAATCGACGCACCGACGAGTACGGTGGCTCGTTAATGAACCGCACGAGACTTCTGCGTGAGTTGATCGTTGATACCAAAGACGCGGTCGGTGACAGTTGTGCAGTGATCCTACGGCTTGCGGTCGACGAACTAATGGGAGAGAAGGGCATCGTGCACGCCGAGGAGGGGCGAGAGATTGTATCGCTGCTGGCTGAACTTCCTGATCTTTGGGACGTCAACTGCAGCGATTGGAACAACGACTCTATCACGGCGCGCTTCGCGGAGGAGGGTTTCCAGGAACCATACGTCGCGTTTGTCAAGGGGATGACGACTAAGCCGGTCGTCGGTGTAGGGCGCTATACCTCGCCTGATAGGATGGTTTCCCTCCTTAAAAGCGGCACGTTTGACATGATTGGCGCGGCGCGGCCCTCGATCGCCGACCCCTTTCTGCCGGAAAAAATCCGACAAGGTCGCATCGAGGATATTCGGGAATGCATTGGCTGCAATATTTGCGTTGCTTATTCAAACAACAACGTGCCGATGCGTTGCACTCAGAACCCGACCGTCGGAGAAGAGTGGCGGCGCGGCTGGCATCCCGAGAAAATTCCGCCAAGAGAGACTGAGGACCGCGTTCTTGTAATCGGCGCCGGTCCCGCGGGACTCGAGGCGGCCATGACGCTGGGCAAACGCGGCTACGAGGTTGTTTTGGCAGAAGCACGACCAGAGCTCGGCGGGCGCGTTGCGCGTGAGTCTCGCTTGCCGGGGCTGTCCAGCTGGGGTCGTGTACGCGATTATCGAGCTTACCAGATTTCACAAATGGGAAACGTTGATGTATTTCGTGAAAGTCCGCTCGACGCCGACCAAGTCCTCGAGATGGGTTTTTCATTGGTGGCGATCGCGACCGGTGCCACTTGGCGAAAAGACGGCATTGGGCGCGGACACTTTGAGCCGCTACCCGGATGTGATCGAAGCAGCGTTTACACGCCAGATGACATCATGTCCGGGGCGGATATCAGAGGCCCGGTAGTGATTTACGATACCGATCACTACTACATGGGTGGCGTGCTCGCCGAGGCAATCCGACTAAGAGGTCTCGAAGTAACGCTCGTTACCAGCATGCCCGTTGCTTCGGCTTGGACTGAGTTCACTCTCGAGCAGGGCCGGATACAAACACGGCTACATGAGCTTGGCATCGAGATCCTGCCGCTACATTCAGTCGATGAGATCGGCGCCAACGATGTCACGCTATCACACACCTACACGAGATCGAGGCGGCATATCGAGGCAGCGTCCGTCGTGCTCGTGACGACGCTCGTGCCTTCCGACACGCTCTACTATGACCTGCTCGCGCGGCAGCCTGAGTTCGAGGATCGCGGGGTCCGCAGAATCGTCCGAATTGGTGACTGTTATGGTCCCAGCACCATTGCTCAGGCTGTTTGGTCGGGTCACCGATTCGCTCGCACCCTGGGGGAATCAGAATCACAAAGAGACGAGGTCCCCTTCAATCGCGAAATCATGGAGCTCGCCTCCGATTTCTAA
- a CDS encoding OmpA family protein, with the protein MPKEGVIMAMRWRFRDAILVAGLLAMAAESTKADGYDIGSLASQFLQSKTQATVLEHDDVASPECQDKHFVKAAPVGSPTSHVSGKITERKWREIWTLTRCGTNVYYLIFFTEEGNGGAYYALVGPKPIEELQKYLAALSTTEPGSHEFWIYFDVGKFDIRADAARILDSVANAAKQSDGRKVVLTGHTDTTGSPARDQKLSEDRVRSARDYLSRQGIPVASITMISKGKTDLRVKTADQVSKQENRNVHIEIQ; encoded by the coding sequence ATGCCGAAGGAAGGTGTCATCATGGCAATGCGTTGGCGTTTTCGGGACGCAATTTTAGTTGCGGGTCTCTTGGCAATGGCGGCAGAGAGCACGAAAGCCGATGGATACGACATTGGCTCACTTGCTTCACAATTTTTGCAAAGCAAGACGCAGGCGACCGTCCTCGAGCACGATGACGTGGCTAGTCCCGAGTGCCAGGATAAGCATTTCGTGAAGGCTGCTCCCGTGGGCTCGCCGACATCGCACGTCAGTGGGAAGATTACAGAGCGCAAGTGGCGGGAGATTTGGACGCTCACGCGTTGTGGGACGAACGTTTACTACCTGATATTTTTCACTGAGGAGGGCAATGGTGGCGCGTATTACGCGTTGGTCGGACCAAAGCCGATTGAAGAGCTGCAAAAATATTTGGCGGCACTGTCAACGACCGAGCCAGGGTCCCATGAGTTTTGGATTTACTTTGACGTCGGCAAGTTCGACATTCGAGCCGATGCGGCTCGCATCCTCGACTCAGTTGCGAACGCCGCTAAGCAATCCGACGGTCGGAAGGTGGTGCTGACCGGTCACACCGATACTACCGGTTCTCCAGCGCGCGACCAAAAGCTCTCCGAGGATCGTGTCCGGTCGGCAAGGGACTATCTCTCTCGCCAGGGGATACCGGTCGCAAGCATCACGATGATCAGCAAGGGTAAGACCGACCTGCGCGTGAAGACTGCGGATCAGGTCAGTAAGCAAGAGAACAGGAACGTGCACATCGAGATTCAATAG
- a CDS encoding alpha/beta hydrolase — translation MTNGKARVAAVAIAQGHSGTYAATRSTAKLFMTEAGTGKYVMFLHGWTCDSHDWSWQLSLFESKYRVVTLDLRGHGRSQVMPSGAYKPADYDADIEALISTEYPGQKFIIVGHSMGGQIAARLAAKRPDLVCAVVSVDGTLGYSDDAAQLYGKTVHDLNSGDPGVVASALFQLGYDPATDPAFKRWHARRVQGMPVDVVRESFGPLFFGADQVGVGEASAKFCRSLTVPFYHLCRDPAKADRMRPWFSHPKSKVDLWSHAGHWIMQDRKDDVNAAMTTWIDALEGL, via the coding sequence ATGACGAACGGGAAAGCACGCGTGGCGGCGGTTGCGATCGCGCAGGGGCACAGCGGGACCTACGCAGCGACGAGGTCCACGGCGAAGCTCTTCATGACAGAGGCAGGCACGGGCAAGTACGTGATGTTTCTGCACGGCTGGACTTGCGATTCCCACGATTGGAGCTGGCAGTTATCGTTGTTCGAGAGCAAGTACCGTGTCGTGACCCTCGACCTGCGGGGGCACGGCAGGTCCCAGGTCATGCCGTCAGGCGCCTATAAGCCGGCGGATTACGATGCCGACATCGAGGCGCTGATCTCGACCGAGTACCCCGGTCAGAAATTCATCATCGTGGGGCATTCGATGGGTGGGCAGATTGCCGCCCGTCTCGCCGCCAAACGGCCGGACCTGGTCTGTGCCGTCGTGTCCGTCGACGGCACGCTCGGCTATTCCGACGACGCAGCGCAACTCTACGGGAAGACGGTCCATGATCTGAACAGCGGCGATCCCGGCGTGGTGGCCTCGGCTCTGTTCCAGCTCGGCTACGACCCTGCGACCGATCCGGCATTTAAGCGCTGGCATGCGAGACGCGTCCAGGGGATGCCGGTGGACGTCGTACGCGAGTCCTTCGGCCCGCTTTTCTTCGGAGCTGACCAGGTAGGCGTCGGAGAGGCGAGCGCGAAGTTTTGCAGAAGCTTGACAGTGCCCTTCTATCACCTTTGCCGCGATCCGGCCAAGGCCGACCGCATGCGGCCGTGGTTCTCGCACCCGAAGTCGAAAGTCGACCTATGGTCCCACGCAGGTCACTGGATCATGCAGGACCGCAAGGACGACGTGAACGCCGCGATGACCACCTGGATTGACGCGCTTGAGGGGCTATAG
- a CDS encoding ammonium transporter, translating to MILCSSLVMLMTPGLAFFYGGLVSRRNVLAIMMQSFVSMGWTTVIWYVVGYSLCFSGGEGGIIGNLDMAFLHGVTLATPSPTPGIPLFVHIAYQMMFAIITPALITGAFANRVSFKAYMAFLTLWLLFVYFPFVHMLWGGGLLQSWGVLDFAGGIVVHNTAGMAALASVLYVGRRRVLDSGPHSVPLVALGTGLLWFGWYGFNAGSEFRVDSVTTVAFLNTDLAASFAAVTWMIVGWWQEKRPTFVGLLTGAVAGLATVTPAAGYVSPLTAVIIGISSGVVCYFAVALKNRLKWDDALDVWGVHGVGGALGIVLLGVFASTAFNPAGTDGLVFGNGAFFGKQVLAALLSSVWAFAFTYAMLWLIDKVTLVKVGQSDEEAGLDVALHGETAYLGTP from the coding sequence ATGATTCTGTGCAGCAGCTTGGTCATGCTGATGACTCCAGGCCTGGCGTTCTTCTATGGCGGGCTCGTCAGCCGGCGCAATGTGCTGGCGATCATGATGCAGTCCTTTGTTTCCATGGGATGGACGACGGTGATCTGGTACGTCGTTGGTTATTCGCTGTGCTTTTCGGGAGGTGAGGGTGGAATCATTGGCAACCTGGACATGGCCTTTCTTCATGGCGTGACTCTGGCCACGCCGTCACCCACGCCGGGTATTCCTCTATTTGTTCATATCGCCTACCAGATGATGTTTGCCATCATCACGCCGGCGCTGATCACCGGGGCATTCGCCAATCGCGTCTCGTTCAAGGCATACATGGCCTTCCTCACGCTGTGGCTGCTCTTCGTATATTTCCCATTCGTACACATGCTCTGGGGCGGCGGATTATTGCAGAGCTGGGGGGTTCTGGACTTTGCGGGGGGCATCGTCGTCCACAACACCGCTGGAATGGCCGCTCTCGCTTCGGTCCTTTATGTCGGCCGCCGGCGCGTCCTCGACTCAGGGCCGCATAGTGTGCCGCTAGTGGCTTTGGGCACGGGCCTTCTTTGGTTCGGGTGGTATGGCTTCAACGCGGGCAGTGAGTTCCGAGTTGATTCGGTTACCACCGTCGCCTTTCTCAATACCGACTTGGCGGCTTCTTTCGCTGCCGTCACTTGGATGATCGTCGGTTGGTGGCAGGAAAAGCGCCCAACTTTCGTCGGACTGCTGACAGGCGCTGTCGCAGGATTGGCCACCGTCACGCCGGCGGCGGGTTACGTGTCACCCCTCACGGCCGTCATAATTGGCATTTCGTCAGGTGTGGTCTGCTACTTCGCCGTTGCGCTGAAGAACCGGCTGAAGTGGGACGATGCCCTCGATGTTTGGGGCGTTCACGGGGTGGGCGGTGCGCTTGGAATCGTGCTCCTGGGCGTATTCGCCTCCACCGCATTCAATCCAGCTGGCACCGATGGCTTGGTATTTGGCAATGGCGCTTTCTTCGGCAAGCAGGTGCTGGCTGCCTTATTGTCGTCGGTTTGGGCATTCGCCTTCACCTATGCCATGCTGTGGTTGATAGACAAAGTCACGCTCGTCAAAGTGGGGCAATCTGACGAGGAGGCAGGTCTCGACGTCGCACTTCATGGGGAGACGGCCTATCTGGGAACGCCCTAA